Proteins encoded by one window of Salvia splendens isolate huo1 chromosome 7, SspV2, whole genome shotgun sequence:
- the LOC121741470 gene encoding WRKY transcription factor 28-like, which produces MSNDQNKINNSNPFFEFHHDHHHHHTMLSEGFAFPIVTDHYNPFMYNLPQQQHQNPTEFHFQGYNTLDAPPSPCNTTRSNDLAAAGGGDSFRLTPNSSASISSQEAGVEEDSSKSKKEVETRACEEGDAKSKNIVKAKEKEVKKQRQARFAFMTKSEVDNLEDGYRWRKYGQKAVKNSPFPRSYYRCTSQKCIVKKRIERSYQDPSVVITTYEGQHNHHSPAVVRGSAAAAMLAPSLFSPRPTPAFPTFPQDMLFPSTNERGQTSPAAFYTQLTDSGHHQPPPPPDIPDQYSFLMPGAAMTSSFFHKPEP; this is translated from the exons ATGTCTAATGACCAAAACAAGATCAATAATTCCAATCCATTCTTTGAATTCCACCatgatcatcatcatcatcacacCATGTTATCAGAAGGGTTTGCATTTCCCATAGTCACAGATCACTACAACCCTTTTATGTACAACCTCCCACAGCAGCAGCACCAAAACCCTACTGAATTTCATTTCCAAGGGTACAACACCCTTGATGCACCACCATCTCCTTGTAATACCACTAGATCAAATGATCTTGCTGCAGCTGGTGGTGGTGATAGTTTTCGTTTGACGCCTAATTCGTCGGCGTCGATTTCTTCACAGGAGGCTGGAGTTGAGGAGGATTCTTCCAAGAGTAAAAAGGAGGTTGAGACAAGAGCTTGTGAAGAAGGAGATGCTAAATCTAAGAATATTGt CAAGGCAAAAGAAAAGGAAGTAAAAAAGCAAAGACAAGCTCGATTTGCCTTCATGACTAAAAGTGAGGTAGATAATCTTGAAGATGGATATAGATGGAGAAAATATGGCCAGAAAGCAGTCAAAAATAGCCCTTTCCCAAG GAGTTATTACAGATGCACTAGCCAGAAGTGCATAGTGAAGAAGCGCATAGAGAGATCGTACCAAGACCCTTCCGTGGTGATCACCACCTATGAGGGCCAGCACAACCACCACAGCCCCGCCGTGGTACGGGGAAGCGCGGCCGCCGCCATGTTGGCCCCGTCTTTATTCTCGCCGCGGCCTACACCGGCATTTCCCACATTCCCTCAAGACATGTTATTCCCATCAACTAATGAGAGAGGCCAAACAAGTCCTGCCGCCTTCTACACACAACTGACTGATTCCGGCCATCaccagccgccgccgccgcctgaTATTCCTGATCAATATAGCTTCTTAATGCCCGGCGCCGCCATGACTTCTTCTTTCTTCCACAAACCGGAGCCATGA